A single Seriola aureovittata isolate HTS-2021-v1 ecotype China chromosome 19, ASM2101889v1, whole genome shotgun sequence DNA region contains:
- the fkbp6 gene encoding inactive peptidyl-prolyl cis-trans isomerase FKBP6 isoform X1: protein MSGNGLISSIRRLINTEERLRTSNPSPFDHLRLQMDDISGDGGILKEVVQPGEGSPVPQNASVLIHYSGFLEYSDQPFETTTNFKYPQMMKLGRDVTLVGLELGLLTMQKGEFSRFLFQPHYAYGDMGCPPFIPAAAVVLYEVQILDFFNSGQVDDFVALSPVGRLQEEQNIAPLSTLLEVVNTLRSFGNRFFNQSRYHNAKDRYKQAMTLLGSRESQSDAEKERIKTAVLPLYLNLSLTELRLDSPHKALKYGNKALEIDSANTKALFRCGQAYLELHEYESAQDCLITAQAKRPFDSDINNLLRKVAMSYKDSLDKQRDMYAKMFRDLRGPVKM from the exons ATGTCAGGCAACGGGTTAATATCCAGTATCCGGAGGTTAATAAACACTGAGGAGCGGCTGAGGACGAGCAACCCC AGTCCGTTTGACCATCTACGCCTGCAGATGGATGACATCTCCGGAGACGGAGGGATCCTGAAGGAGGTGGTCCAGCCTGGAGAGGGCTCACCTGTACCCCAAAATGCTTCAGTATTGA TCCATTACTCTGGTTTCCTGGAATATTCAGACCAACCTTTTGAAACCACCACAAACTTCAAATACCCGCAGATGATGAAGTTAGGGAGAG ATGTGACACTGGTTGGACTGGAGCTGGGTCTGCTGACCATGCAGAAAGGAGAGTTCTCTCGTTTCCTTTTCCAGCCCCACTATGCATACGGGGACATGGGTTGTCCTCCGTtcattcctgctgctgctgtggttctGTATGAGGTTCAGATCCTCGATTTTTTCAACTCGGGACAAGTGGACGACTTTGTCGCACTGAGTCCGGTAGGGAGACTGCAG GAAGAGCAGAACATTGCTCCTCTGTCCACGCTTCTTGAAGTTGTCAACACACTACGCAGCTTTGGCAACCGCTTCTTCAACCAGAGCCGTTATCATAATGCCAAAGATCGCTATAAACAG GCAATGACGCTGCTGGGGAGCAGGGAATCCCAGAGTGatgcagagaaggagaggatcAAGACAGCTGTGCTGCCTCTATATCTGAACCTTTCTCTCACTGAGCTCCGTCTGGACAGCCCGCACAAAGCCCTGAAATATGGCAACAAAGCCTTGGAGATAGACTCAGCCAATACAAAGGCTCTTTTCCGCTGTGGACAG GCGTACCTGGAGCTGCATGAGTATGAGAGCGCCCAGGATTGCCTCATAACTGCTCAGGCAAAGAGACCCTTTGACAGTGACATTAACAACCTCCTGAGGAAAGTGGCGAT GTCTTATAAAGACAGCttggacaaacagagagacatgtACGCAAAGATGTTTCGAGACTTGAGGGGCCCAGTGAAgatgtaa
- the fkbp6 gene encoding inactive peptidyl-prolyl cis-trans isomerase FKBP6 isoform X2 produces the protein MSGNGLISSIRRLINTEERLRTSNPSPFDHLRLQMDDISGDGGILKEVVQPGEGSPVPQNASVLIHYSGFLEYSDQPFETTTNFKYPQMMKLGRDVTLVGLELGLLTMQKGEFSRFLFQPHYAYGDMGCPPFIPAAAVVLYEVQILDFFNSGQVDDFVALSPEEQNIAPLSTLLEVVNTLRSFGNRFFNQSRYHNAKDRYKQAMTLLGSRESQSDAEKERIKTAVLPLYLNLSLTELRLDSPHKALKYGNKALEIDSANTKALFRCGQAYLELHEYESAQDCLITAQAKRPFDSDINNLLRKVAMSYKDSLDKQRDMYAKMFRDLRGPVKM, from the exons ATGTCAGGCAACGGGTTAATATCCAGTATCCGGAGGTTAATAAACACTGAGGAGCGGCTGAGGACGAGCAACCCC AGTCCGTTTGACCATCTACGCCTGCAGATGGATGACATCTCCGGAGACGGAGGGATCCTGAAGGAGGTGGTCCAGCCTGGAGAGGGCTCACCTGTACCCCAAAATGCTTCAGTATTGA TCCATTACTCTGGTTTCCTGGAATATTCAGACCAACCTTTTGAAACCACCACAAACTTCAAATACCCGCAGATGATGAAGTTAGGGAGAG ATGTGACACTGGTTGGACTGGAGCTGGGTCTGCTGACCATGCAGAAAGGAGAGTTCTCTCGTTTCCTTTTCCAGCCCCACTATGCATACGGGGACATGGGTTGTCCTCCGTtcattcctgctgctgctgtggttctGTATGAGGTTCAGATCCTCGATTTTTTCAACTCGGGACAAGTGGACGACTTTGTCGCACTGAGTCCG GAAGAGCAGAACATTGCTCCTCTGTCCACGCTTCTTGAAGTTGTCAACACACTACGCAGCTTTGGCAACCGCTTCTTCAACCAGAGCCGTTATCATAATGCCAAAGATCGCTATAAACAG GCAATGACGCTGCTGGGGAGCAGGGAATCCCAGAGTGatgcagagaaggagaggatcAAGACAGCTGTGCTGCCTCTATATCTGAACCTTTCTCTCACTGAGCTCCGTCTGGACAGCCCGCACAAAGCCCTGAAATATGGCAACAAAGCCTTGGAGATAGACTCAGCCAATACAAAGGCTCTTTTCCGCTGTGGACAG GCGTACCTGGAGCTGCATGAGTATGAGAGCGCCCAGGATTGCCTCATAACTGCTCAGGCAAAGAGACCCTTTGACAGTGACATTAACAACCTCCTGAGGAAAGTGGCGAT GTCTTATAAAGACAGCttggacaaacagagagacatgtACGCAAAGATGTTTCGAGACTTGAGGGGCCCAGTGAAgatgtaa